A region from the Tahibacter amnicola genome encodes:
- a CDS encoding DEAD/DEAH box helicase: MTNDNESPTPAPQTFRDLALPETVLRALDDVGYESPSPIQAATIPPLLEGRDVLGQAQTGTGKTAAFALPVLARIDPARRTPQALVLTPTRELAIQVAEAFQRYAAHLPQFQILPIYGGQGYGPQLSALRRGVHVVVGTPGRVIDHMNRGTLDLSALDCLVLDEADEMLRMGFVDDVEAVLEKTPPTRQIALFSATMPAPIRRIAQTHLKDPVEITIKSKTQTAANIRQRYWAVSGLHKLDALTRILEAETFDAMIIFARTKQATEELAEKLAARGLSAAAINGDIPQQQRERTIQRLKDGQLDILVATDVAARGLDVERISHVLNYDIPYDTEAYVHRIGRTGRAGRSGEAILFVTPRERGMLRAIERATRQPIESMVLPTVEAVNDQRIVRFKQRITDALTDESLDLYRQLVDSYEREHNVPANEIAAALARIVQGETPLLLDPDRKPQRSEQEKWAARRETKGEWQERDARGSRDSRSPREGRPERPRRDESNASSPRPAHFNTAPAAAPRPEPAERPAPHTIERLETTPAATRDHVDAPRERPSAERPPRERSRAERPRGSEEGKETFRIEVGHAHGVKPANIVGAIANEAGLDSAHIGRIDIRDDHSFVDLPEGMPGDVFKHLKKVWVSGQQLRITRASEEPEARDRFPRKPRSDRPTDQRPGNKGFARGERGKAPPKRR; the protein is encoded by the coding sequence ATGACGAACGATAACGAAAGCCCGACGCCGGCTCCGCAGACCTTCCGCGACCTTGCCCTGCCCGAAACGGTCCTGCGCGCCCTTGATGACGTGGGCTATGAGTCGCCCTCCCCCATCCAGGCCGCAACCATTCCGCCCCTGCTGGAGGGCCGCGACGTGCTCGGCCAGGCCCAGACCGGCACCGGCAAGACCGCCGCCTTCGCCCTGCCCGTGCTGGCCCGCATTGATCCGGCCCGCCGTACCCCCCAGGCCCTGGTTCTGACCCCCACTCGCGAGCTGGCCATCCAGGTCGCCGAGGCGTTCCAGCGCTATGCGGCTCACCTGCCGCAGTTCCAGATTCTTCCCATCTACGGCGGCCAGGGCTATGGCCCGCAGCTGAGCGCACTGCGCCGGGGCGTGCATGTCGTGGTGGGAACCCCCGGCCGCGTGATCGACCACATGAACCGCGGCACCCTCGACCTTTCCGCGCTGGACTGCCTGGTCCTGGATGAAGCCGACGAAATGCTGCGCATGGGGTTCGTCGACGATGTCGAGGCCGTGCTCGAAAAGACGCCGCCGACCCGCCAGATTGCCCTGTTCTCAGCCACGATGCCGGCGCCGATCCGTCGCATCGCGCAGACGCACCTGAAGGACCCGGTCGAGATCACCATCAAGAGCAAGACCCAGACCGCGGCCAACATCCGCCAGCGCTACTGGGCCGTGAGCGGACTGCACAAGCTCGATGCGCTCACCCGCATCCTGGAGGCCGAGACCTTCGACGCGATGATTATCTTCGCGCGCACCAAGCAGGCCACCGAAGAGCTCGCCGAAAAACTCGCCGCGCGCGGCCTTTCCGCCGCCGCCATCAACGGCGATATCCCGCAGCAGCAGCGCGAGCGCACGATCCAGCGGCTCAAGGATGGGCAGCTCGACATCCTCGTGGCCACCGACGTCGCCGCGCGCGGCCTGGACGTCGAACGCATCAGCCATGTGCTGAACTACGACATTCCCTACGACACCGAAGCCTACGTGCACCGCATCGGCCGCACCGGTCGTGCCGGCCGCAGCGGCGAAGCGATTCTCTTCGTCACTCCGCGCGAGCGCGGCATGCTGAGGGCGATCGAGCGGGCCACGCGCCAACCGATCGAATCGATGGTGCTGCCGACGGTCGAGGCAGTGAACGACCAGCGCATCGTGCGCTTCAAGCAGCGCATCACCGATGCACTGACCGACGAATCGCTCGACCTCTACCGGCAACTGGTCGACAGCTACGAGCGCGAGCACAACGTGCCCGCGAACGAGATCGCGGCGGCGCTGGCGCGTATCGTCCAGGGCGAAACGCCGCTGCTGCTGGACCCGGACCGCAAGCCGCAACGCAGCGAACAGGAAAAGTGGGCAGCCCGGCGCGAGACGAAGGGCGAATGGCAGGAACGCGACGCCCGTGGCAGTCGCGATTCGCGCAGCCCGCGCGAGGGGCGTCCGGAACGACCGCGGCGGGATGAATCCAACGCCAGTTCGCCGCGCCCCGCGCACTTCAACACCGCTCCGGCCGCTGCACCGCGACCGGAGCCTGCCGAGCGTCCCGCCCCGCACACGATCGAGCGCCTGGAAACCACGCCGGCGGCCACGCGTGATCACGTCGACGCGCCGCGCGAACGCCCCTCGGCGGAGCGACCGCCGCGCGAGCGCAGCCGAGCCGAACGTCCGCGCGGTTCGGAAGAAGGCAAGGAGACATTCCGCATCGAGGTCGGCCACGCCCACGGCGTGAAACCGGCCAACATCGTCGGAGCCATTGCCAACGAGGCGGGCCTGGACAGCGCGCATATCGGTCGCATCGACATCCGCGACGACCACAGTTTCGTCGACCTCCCCGAGGGCATGCCCGGCGATGTCTTCAAGCATCTGAAGAAAGTCTGGGTCTCCGGTCAGCAACTGCGCATTACACGTGCATCGGAAGAGCCCGAAGCGCGGGATCGCTTCCCGCGCAAACCGCGCAGCGACCGGCCGACCGACCAGCGCCCCGGCAACAAGGGCTTCGCGCGCGGCGAACGCGGCAAGGCACCACCGAAACGACGCTGA
- a CDS encoding FAD/NAD(P)-binding protein has product MGMKVAIVGGGAAAAFVITELLEHGVGTPAEVHWYSGFRGGSRGVAYGTPVDEHLLNVRATAMGLHSAEPTEFLEFARQHLPDARAGDFLPRRLYGDYLEARVSRALEGAAFRGIRVSRLRTEIDRIARHPDGGYALTDAAGSPSQADIVVVAVGALPPRALPQARQELIDAGRYVLDPWQWLSGNTLPFEKLRKVLVIGSGLSAIDLTLSVTERWPQTRVTLFSRRGRLPAAHTLEAQLPAEDIEQLIDDLRERPNLRRWTELVRRQCDESDDWRTVIDSLRHVSASLWRSLSPADQARFVRHLRGIWELGRHRMPPQVGRRIVELQADRRVQTRAGRITAFHVGRGNRPILAWTKGPDHATPHVEPFDLVLQATGLEMDVRNTQHGLVRSLIDQGIGAACPLGLGLLTDASGRVNREEAVWTLGALCRGRDWESTAIPEIRQQARRIAVQIFQQCAAHSAQLAEARRTAPSQALPVWNH; this is encoded by the coding sequence ATGGGCATGAAGGTCGCCATTGTCGGCGGCGGTGCAGCTGCCGCCTTCGTCATCACAGAACTCCTGGAGCACGGCGTCGGAACGCCGGCCGAGGTGCACTGGTATTCGGGTTTCCGCGGCGGCAGTCGCGGTGTCGCCTATGGCACGCCGGTGGATGAGCACCTGCTCAACGTGCGCGCCACGGCGATGGGCCTGCATTCGGCCGAACCGACCGAATTCCTCGAATTTGCCCGCCAGCACCTGCCGGACGCGCGCGCCGGCGACTTCCTGCCACGCCGCCTCTACGGCGACTATCTCGAGGCGCGCGTCTCGCGTGCGCTCGAGGGCGCGGCGTTCCGCGGCATCCGCGTTTCGCGCCTGCGCACCGAGATCGATCGCATTGCCCGACACCCGGATGGCGGGTACGCGCTGACTGACGCTGCCGGTTCACCGTCACAGGCAGATATCGTGGTCGTCGCCGTGGGTGCCTTGCCGCCGCGCGCCCTGCCCCAAGCCCGGCAGGAGCTGATCGACGCCGGCCGCTATGTGCTCGATCCGTGGCAATGGCTTTCCGGCAATACGCTGCCTTTTGAAAAACTTCGCAAAGTGCTGGTCATCGGTTCCGGGCTCTCGGCCATTGACCTCACGCTCAGCGTCACCGAGCGCTGGCCGCAGACCCGGGTCACCCTGTTCTCGCGACGCGGACGTCTGCCCGCCGCACACACACTGGAAGCGCAGCTGCCCGCCGAGGATATCGAGCAGCTGATCGACGACCTGCGCGAGCGCCCGAACCTGCGCCGCTGGACGGAGCTGGTGCGTCGTCAATGTGACGAATCTGATGACTGGCGCACGGTGATTGACAGCCTCCGCCATGTATCGGCGTCGCTATGGCGGTCGTTGTCGCCCGCCGATCAAGCGCGCTTCGTGCGCCATCTGCGCGGCATCTGGGAGCTGGGCCGCCACCGCATGCCGCCACAGGTGGGCCGGCGCATCGTCGAACTGCAGGCTGATCGCCGCGTGCAGACGCGCGCAGGCAGGATCACGGCGTTTCACGTGGGCCGCGGCAACCGACCGATCCTCGCCTGGACGAAGGGTCCCGACCACGCCACGCCGCACGTTGAGCCCTTCGATCTGGTGCTGCAGGCGACCGGCCTGGAGATGGATGTGCGCAATACGCAGCACGGACTGGTGCGGTCACTGATTGACCAAGGCATCGGTGCCGCCTGCCCGCTCGGACTGGGCCTGTTGACCGACGCGAGCGGACGCGTGAACCGCGAGGAAGCCGTCTGGACGCTCGGCGCGCTGTGCCGGGGCCGCGACTGGGAATCCACTGCGATTCCCGAGATCCGCCAGCAAGCCCGGCGTATCGCCGTGCAGATATTCCAGCAGTGCGCAGCGCATTCTGCACAGTTGGCCGAGGCGCGCCGCACGGCGCCATCCCAGGCGCTGCCTGTCTGGAATCATTGA